A window of the Methyloprofundus sp. genome harbors these coding sequences:
- a CDS encoding thiol:disulfide interchange protein DsbC yields the protein MKKIKRSLSTLLLGSLLLAPAAHANKEKLKEILAERMPSLTVGDIQPSEVKGLYEVMVGANIFYVSEDGKYLIQGRMFDLEAKKDLTEEKLKGARAALINAVPESEMIIFKAPMQKYVINIFTDIDCGYCRKLHSEMDQYLAEGITIQYLFFPRAGKGSDAYKKAVSVWCADDRNAALTAAKSSNNPPASKSCDNPVDKHMALGGELDVRGTPMMITPKGTVFPGYMPAKKLVKALSQEK from the coding sequence ATGAAAAAAATTAAACGCAGTTTATCTACTTTGTTATTAGGTAGTCTATTGCTAGCACCAGCAGCGCATGCAAATAAAGAGAAGTTAAAAGAGATTTTAGCGGAAAGAATGCCTTCATTGACAGTGGGAGATATCCAGCCTTCAGAAGTGAAAGGCTTATATGAAGTCATGGTTGGTGCGAATATATTCTATGTTTCTGAGGATGGTAAATATCTTATTCAAGGGCGTATGTTTGACTTGGAAGCTAAAAAAGATTTAACCGAAGAAAAATTAAAAGGTGCTCGGGCTGCTTTGATTAATGCAGTGCCTGAGTCTGAAATGATCATCTTCAAAGCGCCCATGCAAAAATATGTGATTAATATTTTTACCGATATAGATTGTGGGTACTGTCGTAAATTACATTCTGAAATGGATCAATATTTAGCGGAAGGCATCACTATCCAATATTTATTTTTTCCACGGGCTGGTAAAGGCTCAGATGCTTATAAAAAAGCAGTTTCTGTTTGGTGTGCAGATGATCGTAATGCTGCGTTAACAGCGGCTAAATCAAGTAATAATCCACCAGCAAGTAAATCTTGTGATAACCCTGTTGATAAACATATGGCACTAGGTGGTGAGCTTGATGTGCGTGGTACGCCAATGATGATTACCCCTAAAGGGACTGTAT